Proteins from a genomic interval of Methanoplanus endosymbiosus:
- a CDS encoding ATP-NAD kinase family protein, with the protein MITPKKEIMRKIGFVINPVAGMGGRVALKGTDGMADAAVSLGAEPMAYKRAKVFLEALDTHKLRREGAEFLTAGGDMGENALRISGTENIRIVHIPEEKSSADDTKESCRQFKKEGADLIVFCGGDGTAQDVISVTGEEIPVLGIPSGVKMYSGIFARSPAAAANIINNPEKTAYISAEVLDIDEDKYRAGKLELKLFGIAKTPTIPDMTQSSKMPSSGNEKDAQNEISGFLTSLFARKTLCLIGAGSTAKSLCSSAEGECTLLGVDAMYEGEIIKRDLSEKDILELLDEYERVKIIVSPIGAQGFIFGRGNQQFSPEVLKKAGSRNVIVIATPAKLEMTPRLYIDTGDSYADNSFGESIQVICGYAAARRIPLIH; encoded by the coding sequence ATGATAACTCCAAAAAAAGAGATAATGAGAAAGATTGGGTTTGTCATAAACCCTGTCGCCGGGATGGGCGGCAGGGTGGCACTAAAAGGCACAGACGGGATGGCTGATGCAGCAGTAAGCCTTGGTGCAGAACCTATGGCATATAAGCGGGCAAAGGTTTTTTTAGAGGCTCTGGACACCCATAAGCTTAGAAGGGAAGGTGCTGAATTCCTCACTGCCGGAGGTGATATGGGGGAGAATGCACTCAGGATAAGCGGAACTGAAAATATAAGGATAGTCCACATACCGGAAGAGAAGAGTTCTGCCGATGATACAAAAGAGTCATGCAGGCAGTTTAAAAAGGAAGGGGCAGATCTGATAGTATTCTGCGGAGGGGACGGCACTGCACAGGATGTGATATCAGTTACGGGAGAGGAGATACCTGTGCTTGGCATTCCTTCCGGGGTAAAGATGTACTCCGGAATTTTTGCCCGGAGTCCGGCTGCGGCTGCAAATATCATCAACAACCCTGAAAAAACGGCTTACATTTCAGCAGAAGTTCTTGACATTGACGAGGATAAATACCGGGCAGGAAAACTGGAACTAAAACTCTTCGGGATCGCAAAAACACCCACGATTCCTGATATGACCCAGAGTTCAAAGATGCCTTCTTCCGGGAACGAAAAAGATGCTCAGAATGAAATTTCCGGATTTTTAACCTCACTTTTCGCCAGAAAAACACTCTGCCTGATAGGTGCAGGTTCAACTGCAAAATCCCTGTGCAGTTCTGCTGAAGGGGAATGCACCCTTCTTGGAGTTGATGCCATGTACGAAGGAGAGATCATAAAAAGAGATCTATCTGAGAAGGACATTCTTGAACTTCTTGATGAATATGAGAGGGTAAAGATAATTGTAAGCCCCATAGGAGCACAGGGCTTTATTTTCGGCAGGGGAAACCAGCAGTTCTCTCCGGAAGTGCTTAAGAAAGCAGGGAGCAGAAACGTAATCGTCATCGCAACGCCCGCCAAACTGGAGATGACTCCCAGACTCTACATCGACACCGGAGACTCTTATGCCGATAATAGTTTTGGGGAGAGCATCCAGGTGATATGCGGATATGCGGCTGCAAGAAGAATACCCCTGATACATTAG
- a CDS encoding phosphoglycerate kinase codes for MKFGTFNDLDTLKGTALLRVDFNSPIDPASGLILDDKRFREHLPTVRALEDAKCVILAHQSRPGKKDFTTLSAHADKLEKLIGRHVKYIDDIFGRCARDAVQRMDAGDVLMLENIRFSSEEILKLSGPEAAQTHLVRSLSSMGDYFVNDAFGTAHRSQPSIVGLPFAMKSVAGILMEKEVKTLSRVFTDAPSPVTFVLGGTKVDDSLDVAKNVLDSGIADQVMAVGVVANVFLFAKGINVGKPAMELIRKLGYISEIEKAKEILSAHEDKVIIPDNVAVREEGIRAEYPVDKIPQDLPVLDLGIDSLAEFTGIIKNSGTVVFNGPAGVFEEEIFSTGTFELLRASAEAEFSVVGGGHTAVVVESLGINDKFSHISTGGGACIEFLTGKKLPAVVALEESWQIFGNKN; via the coding sequence ATGAAATTCGGTACATTCAATGATCTTGATACACTCAAAGGGACAGCACTTCTTCGTGTGGATTTCAATTCACCAATAGATCCTGCTTCCGGCCTGATTCTTGATGATAAAAGGTTCAGGGAGCATTTACCTACTGTAAGGGCGCTTGAGGATGCAAAGTGTGTAATTCTCGCACATCAGAGCAGGCCGGGAAAAAAGGATTTTACTACTCTTAGTGCCCACGCTGATAAGCTTGAGAAGCTTATTGGCAGGCATGTAAAGTATATAGATGACATATTCGGCCGGTGCGCAAGGGACGCTGTACAAAGAATGGATGCCGGTGATGTTCTTATGCTTGAAAATATCAGGTTCAGTTCTGAAGAGATCCTTAAACTTTCAGGGCCTGAAGCTGCACAGACTCATCTTGTCAGGAGCCTCTCTTCGATGGGCGACTATTTTGTAAATGATGCATTCGGCACTGCTCACAGGTCACAGCCCTCAATTGTCGGCCTTCCGTTTGCCATGAAATCTGTTGCCGGAATTCTGATGGAAAAGGAAGTTAAGACTCTTTCAAGAGTCTTTACTGATGCACCATCTCCTGTAACCTTTGTACTTGGCGGAACAAAGGTGGATGACTCTCTGGATGTAGCAAAAAATGTCCTTGATTCAGGAATTGCCGATCAGGTTATGGCCGTCGGCGTTGTTGCAAATGTCTTCTTATTTGCAAAAGGGATAAATGTCGGAAAACCTGCAATGGAGCTTATACGAAAACTTGGCTATATATCAGAGATTGAGAAAGCAAAGGAGATCCTCTCTGCACATGAGGATAAGGTTATAATTCCTGATAATGTGGCAGTCCGGGAAGAAGGAATCAGAGCTGAATATCCGGTGGACAAAATCCCGCAGGATCTGCCTGTTCTTGACCTCGGCATAGATTCACTTGCGGAGTTTACCGGAATAATCAAAAATTCCGGCACTGTTGTATTTAATGGTCCTGCCGGGGTTTTTGAAGAGGAGATCTTCTCAACCGGAACTTTTGAACTGTTAAGGGCATCTGCTGAGGCGGAGTTTTCGGTTGTCGGCGGAGGTCATACGGCAGTTGTTGTTGAATCACTTGGTATTAATGATAAATTCAGCCATATCTCAACCGGAGGCGGGGCCTGTATTGAGTTTTTAACCGGAAAAAAACTGCCCGCAGTTGTTGCCCTTGAGGAGTCCTGGCAGATATTCGGGAATAAAAATTAA
- a CDS encoding YunC family protein produces the protein MTESKIEISGKEVECFEIPIGDVNLVFAKNDKGLIGCGAFDVIALEKFSYAAAKVKPSGNSVKNTEDLLNGEIALANKFAKEKGITEGMSGREAIEKLI, from the coding sequence ATGACAGAATCAAAGATAGAAATATCCGGAAAAGAAGTCGAATGCTTTGAGATACCGATTGGAGATGTAAATCTCGTATTTGCAAAGAACGATAAAGGGCTTATCGGATGTGGTGCTTTTGATGTCATAGCGCTTGAAAAGTTCTCATATGCAGCAGCAAAGGTGAAGCCATCAGGAAATTCCGTTAAAAATACAGAAGATCTCTTAAACGGTGAGATTGCCCTTGCAAACAAATTTGCAAAGGAGAAAGGCATAACTGAAGGCATGTCAGGCAGAGAAGCCATAGAAAAGCTGATCTGA
- a CDS encoding methyl-accepting chemotaxis protein: MKFEGLRELLSADEKVETKLETLAYQYNERLKEQALVNGISAILFDRTLEREYILRNVVDMIPPGWQYPEITVARFRYKDIDIRSPGYRETPWIQSVEFTDSDGISGTLDVLYLEEKVENYEGPFLKEERNLINVIGSLLPASMNIFNQKDANARAIEDILYISDNIRKGDIRGRIEASWHKGELKKVVSGVNDVLDEYGLFFKELMKIFESYSECDFSVVMDRENKFQGDFLLLKNSVNKAGDEIGKTINEIGRISQEFERNNFRARVDENLDFKGDMAVIKNSLNTVGESFSGVVSDVSESVSKIDNNCAEVSRSSDDVYKTSEKVATSCSGAAQLTGKLYGKIENINNRISDLSASNEEIASTSNEVYKKTNLVVETGRKAQFAGDLSKNKMNAVESIAKESEDEINSLFGQINEVSNVLKLINNITGQINLLALNAAIEAARAGEHGRGFAVVAGEVKNLAAEARSATDSIEKVVSVVQVSGEKTVSFIKKSNEEIHESVNSVNEAIDGLNDIILSAEEVNEDIRNIVTAIEDQADIANNIVRDTDEGTTLTKEVNDVMDELAALAEETNASIEEIGSAIHEVTDLAGFLNENMDKYAI; this comes from the coding sequence ATGAAATTTGAAGGACTTAGGGAGCTGCTCAGTGCAGATGAGAAGGTGGAGACAAAACTTGAAACGCTTGCATATCAGTATAATGAAAGACTGAAGGAGCAGGCCCTTGTAAACGGAATATCTGCAATACTTTTTGACAGAACTCTTGAGAGGGAATATATTCTCAGAAATGTGGTTGATATGATCCCGCCCGGATGGCAGTATCCCGAAATTACGGTTGCGAGATTCAGGTATAAGGATATTGATATCAGAAGTCCGGGGTACAGGGAAACTCCCTGGATTCAGAGTGTTGAATTTACCGATTCTGACGGAATCTCCGGCACTCTTGATGTGCTCTATCTTGAAGAGAAGGTGGAGAATTATGAAGGGCCTTTTCTTAAAGAGGAGAGAAACCTGATCAATGTTATCGGGAGCCTTCTTCCGGCATCGATGAATATCTTCAACCAGAAGGATGCCAATGCCCGTGCAATTGAGGACATCCTGTATATCAGTGATAATATCAGGAAAGGAGACATCAGGGGAAGAATTGAAGCTTCGTGGCATAAAGGTGAATTAAAGAAGGTCGTATCCGGTGTCAATGATGTCCTCGATGAATACGGGCTTTTCTTTAAGGAGCTTATGAAGATCTTTGAGAGCTATTCGGAGTGCGACTTCAGTGTTGTGATGGACAGGGAGAATAAGTTTCAGGGTGATTTTCTCCTGCTTAAAAACAGTGTCAATAAAGCCGGAGATGAGATTGGTAAAACAATTAATGAGATCGGGAGGATATCCCAGGAATTTGAGAGAAATAACTTCCGGGCAAGAGTTGATGAGAACCTCGATTTTAAAGGGGATATGGCTGTCATTAAAAATAGCCTCAACACTGTCGGCGAGTCCTTTTCAGGGGTTGTCTCAGATGTCTCTGAGTCGGTTTCAAAGATTGATAATAACTGTGCAGAGGTGAGCAGAAGTTCGGATGATGTCTATAAGACATCGGAGAAGGTGGCCACATCATGTTCGGGAGCCGCTCAGCTTACCGGAAAATTATACGGAAAAATTGAGAATATTAATAACCGGATCTCTGATCTATCAGCTTCAAATGAGGAGATCGCCTCAACCTCGAATGAAGTGTATAAAAAGACTAATCTGGTTGTAGAAACGGGCCGCAAAGCACAGTTCGCCGGAGATCTCTCTAAAAATAAAATGAATGCCGTGGAATCCATTGCAAAGGAGAGTGAGGATGAGATAAATTCACTATTCGGGCAGATTAATGAAGTCTCAAATGTGCTGAAGCTGATCAATAATATTACCGGGCAGATCAATCTCCTTGCTCTTAATGCAGCCATTGAAGCCGCAAGGGCCGGTGAACACGGCAGGGGCTTTGCAGTCGTTGCCGGTGAGGTCAAAAATCTCGCCGCTGAAGCAAGGTCGGCAACGGACAGTATCGAAAAGGTGGTCTCAGTTGTCCAGGTTTCAGGTGAAAAGACTGTTTCCTTCATTAAAAAATCCAATGAAGAGATACATGAGAGTGTCAATAGTGTAAATGAGGCAATTGACGGGCTGAATGATATCATCCTCAGTGCTGAAGAAGTGAATGAAGACATCCGTAATATTGTGACAGCGATTGAAGATCAGGCAGATATTGCGAATAATATTGTAAGGGATACTGATGAGGGAACAACCCTCACAAAGGAAGTAAATGATGTAATGGATGAACTTGCAGCCCTTGCAGAGGAGACAAATGCCTCAATTGAGGAGATTGGAAGTGCAATCCATGAAGTTACAGATCTCGCAGGATTTTTGAATGAGAATATGGATAAATATGCCATATGA
- a CDS encoding flavodoxin family protein, which translates to MKVVMFNGSPRKKGNTGILLKEVEKTLNDEGIETEIVQIAGKKFHGCTACMKCFENQDCKCVFDDDFINNCIEKMADADGIIIGSPTYFADVSAETKALIDRAGFVGTANGGLFRRKAGAAVVAVRRAGAVHAYDTINHFFGISSMFTVGSSYWNLGIGLDEGDVLKDEEGLLTMQELGKNMAWLLRKINSDGKEEEEEEII; encoded by the coding sequence ATGAAAGTTGTAATGTTTAACGGAAGTCCGAGGAAGAAGGGCAATACAGGAATTTTACTAAAAGAGGTTGAAAAAACCCTGAATGATGAAGGTATAGAGACAGAGATTGTGCAGATTGCCGGAAAGAAATTTCACGGATGCACAGCCTGTATGAAGTGCTTTGAGAACCAGGACTGCAAATGTGTCTTCGATGACGATTTTATCAATAATTGTATTGAAAAGATGGCTGATGCAGACGGGATAATCATAGGATCACCCACATATTTTGCAGATGTTTCAGCTGAAACAAAAGCTCTTATTGATAGAGCTGGTTTTGTCGGCACAGCAAACGGAGGTCTTTTCAGAAGAAAAGCAGGGGCTGCTGTAGTTGCTGTAAGACGGGCCGGTGCAGTGCATGCCTACGATACAATAAACCACTTCTTTGGAATAAGCAGTATGTTTACTGTCGGGTCATCTTACTGGAATCTTGGAATCGGACTTGATGAAGGGGATGTACTGAAGGATGAAGAGGGCCTTTTAACGATGCAGGAGCTTGGAAAAAATATGGCCTGGCTTTTGAGGAAGATAAATTCAGACGGAAAAGAGGAAGAAGAAGAGGAAATAATCTGA
- a CDS encoding class I SAM-dependent methyltransferase yields MDDSYFFSIYEGLPRQGPGDNSCTAKAFALTAPPPGKTEIIDIGCGNGMQTIALAKLCSDCMITAIDIYQPFLDELEERAEKEGVEEKIKTICTSMDELDFKEEIFDILWAEGSIFILGVEEAVSKWKSLLKPGGKIAFTEAVWITEERTAVAEEFWLNGYPGMKNEEEICHILESAGFKNVKKFRLPDSAWLKDYYIPLEKKVMKLKGEKHDKEEEEILDFILSEIEIFRKYSNEYGYAFFIAEKIE; encoded by the coding sequence ATGGACGATTCATATTTCTTCAGTATATATGAAGGCCTGCCCCGGCAGGGGCCGGGAGATAACAGTTGCACGGCAAAAGCATTTGCTCTGACAGCACCCCCTCCGGGAAAAACGGAAATTATTGATATTGGCTGTGGAAACGGTATGCAAACCATTGCACTTGCAAAACTATGCAGCGACTGTATGATAACTGCAATTGATATTTATCAGCCTTTCCTTGATGAACTGGAAGAAAGGGCTGAGAAAGAGGGGGTTGAAGAGAAAATAAAAACAATCTGTACCTCTATGGATGAACTGGACTTCAAAGAGGAAATATTTGATATTCTCTGGGCTGAAGGGTCTATTTTCATACTTGGAGTTGAAGAAGCAGTAAGCAAATGGAAAAGCCTTCTTAAACCGGGCGGAAAAATTGCATTTACTGAAGCTGTCTGGATCACAGAAGAACGAACAGCTGTAGCTGAGGAGTTCTGGCTTAATGGATATCCGGGCATGAAAAATGAGGAGGAAATATGCCATATTCTCGAATCAGCCGGATTTAAGAACGTCAAAAAATTCAGGCTGCCGGATTCTGCATGGCTGAAGGATTACTACATCCCGCTTGAGAAGAAGGTTATGAAACTTAAGGGAGAGAAACACGATAAAGAGGAGGAAGAGATACTTGACTTTATTCTGTCAGAGATTGAAATATTTAGAAAATACAGCAATGAATATGGATATGCATTCTTTATTGCAGAAAAAATAGAGTGA
- a CDS encoding helix-turn-helix domain-containing protein — protein MFSRKIFHYDFKTVLEDELKRTGMSIKDLSEKAGIPSATIYKITSGERDPRFSTIKAICAAFEPSGGEFVAVIGAKFLLDDIDTKSITAAGKEYRIKGYPSYSLEECIVSAVKAEKDGAGGIVCAPVLASLVERIVDIPVVIMKPGNKAMTDSIKSLENRLE, from the coding sequence ATGTTTTCCAGAAAAATATTTCATTATGACTTTAAGACCGTCCTTGAAGATGAATTAAAGAGAACAGGGATGTCTATAAAAGATCTCTCTGAGAAGGCAGGTATTCCTTCTGCAACGATATATAAAATTACATCCGGAGAACGTGATCCGAGATTTTCAACAATAAAGGCAATTTGTGCTGCATTTGAACCTTCAGGCGGGGAGTTTGTGGCAGTAATCGGTGCAAAATTTCTTCTGGATGATATTGATACAAAAAGCATCACTGCTGCGGGAAAGGAGTACAGGATAAAGGGCTATCCGTCATACTCTCTGGAGGAATGTATCGTCTCCGCCGTTAAAGCCGAGAAGGACGGTGCAGGCGGTATTGTCTGTGCACCGGTTCTGGCCTCACTTGTCGAGAGAATTGTTGACATTCCGGTTGTGATTATGAAACCCGGAAATAAGGCCATGACTGACTCGATAAAGTCACTTGAAAATAGACTGGAATAA